The genomic DNA TACATTTTTTTGCTGTGTGAGGAGGACCGCTTTTGTATGGCTTTCTGCAAGGACCTTCCTGAGCCCTGTCACTTTCTGTTGAAACAAATTCATTTGGCCACTTCCATTCTTTTCGTGATTTTCGTGAAAAAAGGCCCTGCACATTTCGGTGCAGAACCGTTGGATCTTATTTGTCGTGAAGCCATTTATGGTCTGGGTCTTCGTATGGATTGAGCTTGCGTCCGGTTTCTCCAGCCATGAACCATAGGTAATACACTCTGTAACCGCCGGCGCTTCCGACGGGATGGTAGCCTACATCAATGGCAAAGCTGTCCCCGTGGCGGATCGGATAGGCAGTGTCGATGGATCCGTCTTTTGTGTAGTGGTGCTGGACACCGAAGCCTTGTTCGGGATCAACCTGATAATGGTAGATTTCTTCGAGATTCGGTTCTTCGGGAGCGAATTCCCCGTCATGCTTGTGAGGTGGATAGCCTGACCACTGACCTTCATCATTGATCGTTTCCCCGAGGACGATGCGGTCCACCTTGCCATCTGCATTGTCAGCAAGAATGTCATAGACGGTCCTGTTCCACTGCTTTTCACCGCGCTTATGAACCGTGACTTGATCCGGACCGACGACGAACGGTGCGAATTTATTTTCGGCCTTCACCTTGCAGACGGCAATCTTGACGTCTGTTTCCGCCTTCACGCTGAAAGAAGATTGAATCGGCACATACACGGTCGTCGCCTGGCCATCGAACACGGAAGAACGACCGCCGAGACCTGTCCATTCTTCTCCGTCTGCCCCAATGCTAGCCTTACCGGTCAATATGACAAGAGCATGCTCATAGTCGCCTGTCTGCCCTGAAAATTCCTCTCCTTCATCAAGTTGAAGCTTTCCGAATGAAAGAAATTCGAGATGTTCATAGTCTTCTCCGAAGATATCCTGGTAGCCTTTTTGATCACTTGCTTTGATGAATCGTGTCATCATGCCATCCCCCTTAAAATAACAACGTTGTTATTTTGAAGTATACGTGATTAGTCAGAATGTTTCAACTCATAAATGAGTAGAAGTGAAAAAAGATGAACCCGGGTTTCGATCAAACCGGGATCATCTTTTCTTTTAAGGGCGGAGAATGCGGTGGCCGGCTGCTTTTTGCAGACGGTTCATGACCGCGAGACCGACGCCCTCTTCCGGGAACACTTCGGAATAGATGATATCAAGTTCATATTTGTTGAACGCTCTCAGCGTGTCATACAGATGATGAGCGACGCTGAGCAGGTCGCTCCTTGATCCCGCTGTCAAGATGACCTCGGCTTCATAAAGAGAAGCACACTCCTCCGTGGTCAGGACCCCCACTTTCAATCCTTCCCGCTTCCTGTCATCAACAAGCTTCTGGATGTCTTCCCGGGTTCCCTCCACAAGATAGACAGGAGCATCCGGGGCATAATGGGTATACTTCATTCCAGGGGACTTCGGCGCCCCTTTCCCTTCCTTCAGTGAAGGATCCACGTCTACCCGGCCCACGACTTCTTCAAGCTGCTCTCTCGTGACGCCTCCCGGGCGGAGGACCACAGGGATATCCGATGTGCAATCCACTACCGTCGACTCCACCCCGACGCCCGTTTCACCACCATCGACGACACCTGCAATCTTTCCATCAAGATCCTCGATGACATGAAGGGCCGTTGTCGGACTCGGCCTGCCGGACCGGTTGGCACTCGGTGCAGCGATGGGAAGTCCGCTTTCCTCGATGAGGGATAGGGCGACAGGATGGTCCGGCATCCTGATTCCCACTGAATCCAAACCGGCGGTCACACGTTGAGAGAAAACGCCTGGTTTATTTTTAAAGATCAAGGTGAGGGGACCCGGCCAATATGCATCCATGAGCAGATGAGCCTTATCCGGAATCTCCTCTACCAGTTCAGTCAGCTGTTGTTTGTTCTCAATGTGGACAATGAGTGGATTATCGGACGGCCTGCCTTTAGCCAGGAAAATCTTTTCGACGGCTTCGTCAGAGGTAGCGTTCGCTCCGAGGCCATAAACGGTCTCTGTCGGAAAGGCCACCGTTTCATTTCTACGTAAATGGGTAGCCGCATCCACAATCTGTGGATAACTTTTTTTGTTACCCACATCGTTTTCCACATTCCAAATTTTCATCATCGTGTTCATCCACCTTTTCCATTCGCTTGGCCACTTATTCACTGGATGGGGATAAACCCTTAATAAATAAGCTTTCTCTGCGATTGCTCTTTTGAAAGTATAAAAGAAAAGAGTGAATTTCTCAAGTGCTATCCACAATCCGTGTACAATTCGGAAACGACTGTGGATAACCCTGTGGATGAGTGTGTATAATTTCTGAAAACATCAATTGTTTTGTCATTATGGTTTTCTCTTTCTGTTGGGATTTCGCTCCAACAGGAATAAAGCGGTTCCCATTTTGACCCTTTCTAGCTCATTTTCATTATAACGAACAATGTCACATCTCCAGCTTCATGACCATACAGTTATCCACAGTGGATAACTTCTGCGCGTGGACGAATCCCGCTAAATCATCAACGAAAGAACTTTCACTGAATCCGAGAAGGTGGAAGAATCGCAGGGAAGCCTGCCGGTTCGTAATGAGATAGAGTCTTTCGATTTCCTTTTCTTTCGCAAGCTTCAAGCTTTCCTGGAAAAGGGCAAATAACTCTTCGGTGCTGAATGATGGTGTGACGACGAGGGAACGCAGGAGCCCCACTTTCCCCCGGGTCTCGATTCCCAATGTCCCGATGATGTCTCCTTCTTCATTCTCTACGACAAGGAAGCGGTCGATGCTTCCGTATACACCTTCCGTGCTTAAGTCCGCCTGCTTTAAAAAGGCAATGATCGGCAGTGCGTCGGCGATCACAGCCTGACGAATGGTCTTCGACATAATGATTGTCCTCCCTTTTCTATCATCCTTACTGTAAGTGTATGAGTAGCTAGAGAAAGTAGAACAAAAAAAGAGAGCCCGCTCGGCTCCCTTCAAGCTTATTGAAATAATCCTTTGACCATATCGACGATGAAGAAGCGTACTTCGACTTCTTCCTCTTCCTCTTCGGCAAATACCGGCTGCTTCTGAGCTTCTTCTGAATCAGGAGTCATCTGTGCCTCAACCGTTTGTACTTCTTCTGTCAGAGGCTGCTTTCCTTCTTCTGCTTTGACCGCGGTTTCTTCCACAGCAGGATCTGTGTCCGCTTTTGGAGTTGCCCCCTCCTCTGGATCCTCGGCAAGGGTGTCCTCTTCTTGAACGTCCGCTTTCGGCGCAGCGTCTTGTTTCACTTCCGGTTCTTCCATCACACGGTCATCCGCTGTGGTGACCTCCTTGCCGCTCGCTTCGACTTTCGTTTCGAATCCCTGGCTGCTGACGGCATTCCCAGTAGAGAAATCAAGGAAGCATAGGGGCGGATACAGGACGCACCACCAGTTGGCTCCTTCTCCTTTTCCCAGGGTGATCAGGACCGCTTCGTATTCCCCAGCCGGATAGAGGAACTGACCGTAAAGCTTGGTCGGAAAATCGACTTTACCGAATTCGATGGCTACATCCTGGGTTACCCCTTCTTCTTTCAACACGTCCTGGGCAATTTCCTTCAATTGCGGCAGTCCTTCCTTTATGACGTGCTTGGCTTCTTCCTTATCCTCAAGCTCCGATACCCAGCTCGTGATTTCCTTGTTGACCTCATCGCGGACGAGGCGCTTGACGTTTTGATCTTCATCCCGGTCGCTGTTGGCCAGTATCCTGAGCCTGATCGCATCCTCCGGAATCATGACGGTTTCCTGTGCGCTTGTTACGGCTTCTTGCTTCGGAATATATAAACTCAAGATCGTGCCCACTGATAGAATGAGTAAGTAGCTTAATACCAATTGTTTTGTTTTCATGTTTCTCTCCACCTTCCCTTAGTCACATTGTGGACAAGGTGGGGACATCTTAAACTAGTAAAATGATTTTTTTCTCCTTTTTTATTCTCAGGTCAGATCCTGTCATTCTATCAATCTATGTTCTGGCTAAAACAAAAGCGCCCCTGCCTTCTTAGAAGACAGGGACGCTTGCTATGCTTGCTCACAGAAGACCATCCGGTCCTTTCCGTTGATATCCATGACCACTTCGACGGACGATCGCGGGAATGCTTGGGTGAGCATTTCCGCCACTGTCTCTCCTTGTCCTGCACCGACCTCGAAGCCGATGAGGAATCGTTCGTTCATGATGCGGGGCAGCCCTTCCATGAACCGGCGATACAGGTCATATCCATCTTCTCCACCAAAAAGGGCCAGAGACGGTTCATGATCCACTACCACCTCCGACAACGTTTCACGGTCCGAAAGGGGGATATACGGGGGGTTCGAAAGCAACACGTCGAGGGAGACACCTTCTTCCACCAACGGCTGAAGCAGGTCACCATGATAGAAGGTCACATCTGCCTCCAGGCGTTCTGCATTTCCTTTTGCCACCCCGAGGGCATCCGCTGAAACATCCACGGCCCTTACGTTCACATCTCCAACGTACTCAAGAGCAAGGGAAATCGCGATGGCGCCGCTCCCCGTCCCGATATCGGCGGCTTGGATGGTATGGGAGCCGTTGAACAGCCTTTTCATCCGCTCAAGACTGTAATACACAAGTTCTTCGGTCTCAGGTCGCGGGATCAGCACGTGGCGGTTCACCGTGAAGGTACGTCCATAAAATTCTTCGCTTCCGATCAAGTGCTGAATCGGTATCCCGGACACATGGGCATCGATGCCGCTCCGGAACTCTTCCCAGAGAGAATCCTCCAAGACCGTTTTCTGCTCGGCGAAAAGCCTTGCCCGCGACCAATTCAATAGATGACGGAGATAGAGCTCACCCGCATTCTCATCCCGCCCCTGCTCCTTTAAAAAAGAAGAAGCCCATCTCAGGGCTTCGAATACCGACGGCATCAGACTTCTTCCATCCGTTCAAGAAGCTTGGATTGGTCTTCAATGATGAGTGCATCGATGACATCATCCATCTTCCCTTCCAGGATCTGATCAAGCTTCTGAATCGTCAATCCGATGCGGTGGTCGGTGACGCGGTTTTGAGGGAAGTTGTACGTACGGATTCGTTCCGAGCGGTCCCCCGTACCGACTGCGGACTTACGGGTGGCATCATATTCAGCCTGTGCTTCGCGCTGGAATTTATCATAGACACGGGCACGCAGGACCTTCATGGCCTTTTCCTTGTTTTTGATCTGGGACTTTTCATCCTGACATGATACAACGACACCGGTCGGCAAGTGAGTCAGGCGCACGGCAGACATGGTCGTGTTGACACTCTGTCCTCCGGGTCCGCTGGATGCGAATGTATCGACGCGGATATCTTTATCATGGATATCGACTTCGACCTCTTCTGCTTCCGGCAGGCATGCGACAGTAGCCGTGGACGTATGGATCCTGCCTCCGGATTCCGTTTCCGGCACACGCTGCACACGGTGGGCACCGTTCTCATACTTCATTTTGGAATAAGCGCCATTCCCGTTAATCATGAAGATGATCTCCTTGTATCCGCCAACACCGGTGGAGTTCGCTTCCATCACTTCGATCTTCCAGCCCTGGCTTTCCGCAAAACGACTGTACATGCGGTAAAGGTCACCTGCAAATAGAGCGGCTTCATCTCCGCCGGCTGCGCCCCTTACCTCCATGATAACGTTCTTGTCATCATTCGGGTCTTTAGGGATGAGGAGGATCTTAAGGCGCTCTTCAAGTGCGGTGATCTGCTCCTCGAGTTCCGACACTTCTTCCTTCACCATTTCGCGCATATCGGCGTCCAGCTTGTCGTCGAGCATGGCTTTGGCGTCCTTGTACTGTTGATTCAGTTCTTTATATTCACGATAAGCTTCCACTGTTGCCTGGATATCAGATTGTTCTTTTGAATATTCTCTTAGCTTCTTAGGGTCATTCACAATTTCCGGATCACTCAGCAATTCGTTCAATTTGTCATAGCGATCTTCCACTGCTTGTAAACGATCATACACAGCTATTCACCTCAATTTTAGTCCATAACAGTCTAATTATATTATACCGATTAGGTAAACACAAGATGGTTCACAACGGGAAGAAGACAAGCAGAACCTGCTCCTGCTTGTCGAAAAATGCTATTGTTCCGTGATCTTGACGTTCATATGAAAACGGGGCAGGGCCCTCTCAAGCTCTTCTTTGAGCATGGCTTCGTTTTTGTCGATTTCGACATGGCCCATCTGCTTCCGGGTGTGAGCCGTGACCCACATCTGGTCTCCGTTGATCCACACTTCATCCGGTTCAAAGGATGATTCATCCGCCACGACTTGCCGGGCCTTATCGACATACTGACCCATGGATGATGACGTGGCGCCCGGCTGGCTGGACAGATTAGGGAAATTTGGATTTCCATTCGACATGTCCTGTACATTCCGGTCGGATTGCTTCAGACCGTTCTTATGGTTGTTCACGAATCGCGTACCGTTTTGATCTTCATTCGTCCCGAAGCCCGATTCATGATTCACGCCACAACCCGCCGTGATGAGCACGAGCCCGCTGCATAAGCAAAAGATGATGTACTTCATCTTCCAACACCTCCTGATGGTTAGGTTTTCCCTTTCATCGGGAGGTATACAGACACAAGAAGCATGGAAAAATATGAGCATAAAAAAACCGCCTCGAAAAGAGACGGTCAGTTTTTGAGCATATCCGGAGTCACACTGACCCCTGTTGGGACTTCATGATGATGGCGGCATCTCGGCTCGTAAGCTTCCGATGCGCCGACAAGGATGATGGGATCATCATAGCATGCAGGTTCGCCGTTGATGAGGCGCTGTGTCCTGCTTGCCGGCGATCCGCATACGGCACAGACTGCTTGCAGCTTCGTCACTTGCTCGGCGATGGACAGGAGCTCCGGCATCGGGCCGAATGGCTCTCCACGGAAATCTTGATCCAGCCCTGCCAGGATAACCCGATATCCGCTGTTTGCAAGCTTCTGGGCTACTCCTACGATGGCATCGTCAAAGAACTGCACTTCGTCGATGGCGACCACGTCCACCTTCGGATTCAGATCTTCCAAGATGCTGCTTGCATTCTCCATGGCTTTGGCAATCACAGATGTTCCATTATGGGACACCACGGACTCCTCACTATAGCGGTTATCCAACTTTGGTTTGTAGACGGCAATTTCCTGTTTGGCAAATTGAGTCCTTCTGACTCGGCGGATCAGCTCTTCCGATTTACCCGAAAACATACTGCCGCAAATGACTTCAACCCAACCGGTCTGTTTCATGACATACACGAAAGCGTCGCTCCTTTCCCTGTTTCATCCTTATGTTAAGCATGCCTATATGTAAACGAATCATTCAGGTGATTTTTCCAGAAAAAAAGAGGCACGAAACGCTCCATGCCCGACTTTTGTCCTGGTAATCAGCCCGAAATCGTAAAATGGGCTAATAAAAAACAGGCAAGCATGAACATCCTTGCCTGTTCTGGAATAGAAGGGACGGTGCCCCTCTATTTCATTATTGGTTAGATTTAAGACCGTATTTTTTGTTGAAACGGTCAACACGTCCACCAGCATCCGCGAATTTCTGACGGCCAGTGTAGAATGGATGGCATTCAGAACAAACCTCAACGCGCATTTCTTCTGCTACTGAACCAGTTTCAAATTCGTTACCGCATGCACATTTCACAGTGATGGTGTTGTACTTTGGATGAATTCCTTGTTTCATTACGTTCATCTCCTTCCGCCCTGAATCATCTGAAACAGAGTAATTTATTAACGAAGATAAATATGTGATATGAGCATAAGCCTGATTAAAAGCCAGCCCCTTACCACATCCAGTTATTCAAAACACATTGATTATATTATAACAAGGTCGTCCCTATCTTGCAACCCTGTTATCTTTTTTTCGCTTCATCTGCCAGGACGTTGAAGAACTCTTCATTCGTCTTCGTTTGTTTGATTTTACGCATAAGTTTCTCGGCAAAATCAGGCTGATCCGACATGGCTTTACGGATGGCCCACAGCTTATCCAAGTGATCAGGCTGAATAAGGAGTTCTTCCTTACGCGTACCTGAACGGCGGATGTCAATGGCCGGGAAGATGCGTCGTTCAGCGAGTGAACGGTCAAGGTGAAGCTCCATGTTGCCGGTTCCTTTGAACTCTTCATAGATGACATCATCCATACGTGATCCTGTGTCAACAAGAGCCGTGGCAAGAACGGTGAGGCTTCCCCCTTCTTCGATATTCCGCGCTGCACCGAAGAAGCGCTTCGGACGGTGGAATGCTGCCGGGTCGATCCCGCCCGAGAGCGTACGTCCGCTTGGGGGAATGACGAGGTTATACGCACGTGCCAGTCGGGTGATGCTGTCCATCAGGATGATGACATCGCGCTTATGCTCCACGAGGCGCATCGCACGCTCAAGGACAAGCTCTGCCACTTTGATGTGATTCTCAGGCACTTCATCGAAGGTCGAGCTTACTACTTCCGCTTCAACGGAACGCTCGATGTCTGTCACTTCCTCAGGTCGTTCGTCGATGAGGAGGATGATCAGCTCCGCTTCCGGATGATTGGTGGTGATGGAATTGGCGATCTCCTTGATGAGCATCGTTTTACCCGCTTTAGGCGGGGCAACAACCAATCCACGCTGACCAAAACCGACAGGCGCCATCAAATCCATGATCCGCGTCGAAATTTTATTCGGTGTGGTTTCAAGTTTGATTTGACGATCAGGATATAAAGGCGTCAGCCCCGGGAAGTGGACGCGTTCTTTCGCTGCATTCGGTTCTTCCCCGTTGACCATCTCCACTTGGAGCAGTCCGAAATACCGCTCGTTCTCTTTTGGAGGGCGCACTTTCCCTGATACCTTGTCCCCATTCCTCAGATCAAAGCGTCTGATCTGTGAAGCAGAGATATAGATATCCTCCGAGCTCGGTGAATAATTGATCGGTCGAAGGAATCCGAAGCCTTCCGACTGGATGATCTCGAGCACTCCTTCCATGAAGAAGAAGCCTTCCTGTTCCGCCCTTACTTTCAGGATGGCAAAAATAAGCTCTTTTTTCGTTAATTTACTATAATATGAGACTTTGTATTGTTTGGCCAGCTCATAAAGCTCTTTCAGCTTCATATTTTCCAAGCTGGAAATCGTTAATTCTTCCATAATGACACCACGCTTTATTAATTTGTCCTTCTAAAGGGCATAGGTTTTGAGGAAATGACTGAAGAAATGATGAATGAAGCAGTTAAAATGAGTTCTAGCTGAAGTAAAAACCTTACTCATTGTACCCATACTCGTCCAATTGCGCAAGATATCGTTTTGGCCGGATGGACGATCCGTACAGGGGAAATGAAGGAAGGATATAGTGAAGAAAGGGCATGCGGCAACAGAAGTAATGAAGGGCAGAACCATTTCTGCCCTTCATTCTGTATGAGACTTATTTCATGACGAGATTCGGTTTCTTTTGAAGGCTGTGCCTTCCATCGATGAATCGTACGGTTCCGGATTTGGCACGCATGACGACCGAGTGGGTCAACCCGTAAGCGCCTTTCAGCTGAACGCCTTTCAGGAGCTCTCCATCGGTGACACCTGTAGCAGCAAAGATGGCATCATCCCCGCACACGAGATCCTCCATTCGAAGGATCTTGTCGACGTCGAGGCCCATTCCGATGCACCGTTGAAGCTCGGCATCATTCTGTGGAAGGAGCTTCCCTTGGATTTCTCCACCAAGGCACTTCAATGCGACAGCAGCGAGCACCCCTTCAGGCGCACCACCAGATCCGAAGAGGATGTCCACACCCGTATGATCAAAGGCCGTGTTCATGGCACCTGCGACATCCCCATCATTGATGAGCTTGATCCGGCATCCGACATCCCTGAGCTGCTGGATGATATGCTGATGGCGTTCACGGTTCAGGACCGTTGCCACTACATCCTCGATGTCCTTGTTCTTTGCCTTGGCAACAGCCTTCAGGTTGTCGAGGATGGATGCATTGATATCGATCTGTCCAACGGCTTCAGGTCCGACGGCAATTTTGTCCATATACATATCAGGAGCATTCAACAGATTGCCATCATCGGCTACAGCTAGGACGGCAAGTGCGTTCCAGCCACCGGAAGCGACGATATTGGTCCCTTCCAAGGGATCGACGGCTACATCCACGCGTGGACCATAGCCTGTCCCGAGCTTTTCCCCGATATAGAGCATAGGCGCTTCGTCCATCTCGCCTTCCCCGATGACGACCGTCCCTTTCATCGGTACCGTATCGAATACATCCCTCATGGCAGATGTCGCAGCGTCGTCTGCTTCATCCTTCTTACCGCGTCCCATCCAGCGAGCAGATGCAAGCGCGGCGCCTTCCGTCACCCGTACAAGTTCCATCGATAAACTTCTCTCCATGAATAAAAGCCTCCCATTCCCGTTTATGTGAGCCTTCCGCATATGAAGCGAAACAGCTTAAATTGTATAACCTAATGACAGATTTATTGTATCACATTCAAACGGGAGCGAGAGTCATTTTTCTGAAATAATTGTTTTTACGATTTTAATTGTTCCAATTCTTCCTCGGTCATCTTCTCTCTCCAGATGGTGGCTCCCAATCCTTCGAGCTTTTCGACGAGGTCGCTGTAGCCGCGGTCGATATGTTCCAAGCCCGTGACTTCCGTGACACCTTCAGCCATGAGTCCGGCAATGACAAGAGCAGCACCTGCGCGAAGGTCACTTGCCTTCACCTTGGCTCCCTGCAGTTGTACCGGTCCGTTGACGATGGCAGAACGCCCCTCGACTTTGATCGTTGCATTCATTCTCCTAAGCTCATCAATATGCTTGAAACGCGCAGAATAGATTGTATCCGTCACGACGGCTGAACCTTCCGCCCTGTTCAAGAGGGTCGTGAACGGCTGCTGGAGGTCTGTCGGAAAACCAGGGTACACGAGGGTTTTCACGTCGACGGCTTTCAGCTTGTCCGCCCTGCCGATGAAGATTTGATCATCGTTCGTCTCGACGGGTACACCCATTTCCCTGAGCTTGGCGATGACGGATTCCATATGGAGGGGAATCACATTATCGACCAATACGCCTTTACCGACGGCAGCAGCCAGGATCATGAAGGTTCCGGCCTCGATGCGATCAGGGATGATCGTGTGGCGGCAGCCGTGAAGTTCATCGACTCCATCGATCCGGATCACATCGGTACCCGCCCCTTTGATCTTCGCTCCCATATTCGATAGAAGCGTAGCCACATCGATGATTTCCGGTTCTTTGGCAGCGTTCTCGATGACCGTACGGCCTTTTGCCCGCACGGCTGCCAGCATGATGTTGATCGTAGCCCCTACGCTCACCACATCAAGGTAGATCCTGGCACCCCTGAGTTCATCCGCACGGAGATAGATCGCTCCCTGCTCATTCGTCACTTCGGCTCCCAGGGCTTCAAAGCCTTTGATATGCTGGTCGATGGGACGGGGTCCAAGGTGGCATCCCCCAGGCAGACCGATGACGGCTTTTTTGAAGCGCCCGAGCATGGCTCCCATCAAATAGTAGGAAGCGCGAAGCTTTTTCACTTTTCCGCTCGGAAGAGGCATGGACACCATGCTAGATGGATCGACATTCATTTCACCATCTTCCCCGAGGCTGACCGTGCCCCCGATTTCCTCGAGTAGGTCCTTAAGCGTCCGTACATCCGAAATATCCGGAAGCCCTTCAATCGTCACAGGGGAATCGGCCAGAATGGTAGCCGGGATCAGGGCGACGGCGCTGTTTTTGGCACCGCTCACCTTGATCGTCCCCTCAAGCGGATAGCCGCCTGCAATTTTAAGCTTTTCCATAGTTAAACTCCCTTCCTTGCTGCACAGGTTTCAGCCCGCCAGCCAAAAGGATTAATTTTCCATAAGCGAACCGTCTAAGAAGTATTGTCTACTAGTGTATACATCTTTCGTCAAATCATGTATGATTTGCTCGAAAAAATTCCACTCTTTACTATAACGCAGAGTTAGCGGTTGTTCCAGTCTGCCAGGAACGCTTCGATTCCTTTATCCGTCAGTGGATGATGGAACAGCTGCTTGAGCACTTTAAGAGGGACAGTGGCGATATGTGCCCCCCGGAGCGCCGCTTCCGTAATATGTTGCGGATGGCGGGTAGATGCCGCTATGATTTCT from Rossellomorea marisflavi includes the following:
- a CDS encoding L-threonylcarbamoyladenylate synthase, which gives rise to MMKIWNVENDVGNKKSYPQIVDAATHLRRNETVAFPTETVYGLGANATSDEAVEKIFLAKGRPSDNPLIVHIENKQQLTELVEEIPDKAHLLMDAYWPGPLTLIFKNKPGVFSQRVTAGLDSVGIRMPDHPVALSLIEESGLPIAAPSANRSGRPSPTTALHVIEDLDGKIAGVVDGGETGVGVESTVVDCTSDIPVVLRPGGVTREQLEEVVGRVDVDPSLKEGKGAPKSPGMKYTHYAPDAPVYLVEGTREDIQKLVDDRKREGLKVGVLTTEECASLYEAEVILTAGSRSDLLSVAHHLYDTLRAFNKYELDIIYSEVFPEEGVGLAVMNRLQKAAGHRILRP
- a CDS encoding thymidine kinase, with the translated sequence MYVMKQTGWVEVICGSMFSGKSEELIRRVRRTQFAKQEIAVYKPKLDNRYSEESVVSHNGTSVIAKAMENASSILEDLNPKVDVVAIDEVQFFDDAIVGVAQKLANSGYRVILAGLDQDFRGEPFGPMPELLSIAEQVTKLQAVCAVCGSPASRTQRLINGEPACYDDPIILVGASEAYEPRCRHHHEVPTGVSVTPDMLKN
- the glpX gene encoding class II fructose-bisphosphatase, with product MERSLSMELVRVTEGAALASARWMGRGKKDEADDAATSAMRDVFDTVPMKGTVVIGEGEMDEAPMLYIGEKLGTGYGPRVDVAVDPLEGTNIVASGGWNALAVLAVADDGNLLNAPDMYMDKIAVGPEAVGQIDINASILDNLKAVAKAKNKDIEDVVATVLNRERHQHIIQQLRDVGCRIKLINDGDVAGAMNTAFDHTGVDILFGSGGAPEGVLAAVALKCLGGEIQGKLLPQNDAELQRCIGMGLDVDKILRMEDLVCGDDAIFAATGVTDGELLKGVQLKGAYGLTHSVVMRAKSGTVRFIDGRHSLQKKPNLVMK
- the rpmE gene encoding 50S ribosomal protein L31, giving the protein MKQGIHPKYNTITVKCACGNEFETGSVAEEMRVEVCSECHPFYTGRQKFADAGGRVDRFNKKYGLKSNQ
- a CDS encoding GNAT family N-acetyltransferase — protein: MSKTIRQAVIADALPIIAFLKQADLSTEGVYGSIDRFLVVENEEGDIIGTLGIETRGKVGLLRSLVVTPSFSTEELFALFQESLKLAKEKEIERLYLITNRQASLRFFHLLGFSESSFVDDLAGFVHAQKLSTVDNCMVMKLEM
- the spoIIR gene encoding stage II sporulation protein R, with amino-acid sequence MKTKQLVLSYLLILSVGTILSLYIPKQEAVTSAQETVMIPEDAIRLRILANSDRDEDQNVKRLVRDEVNKEITSWVSELEDKEEAKHVIKEGLPQLKEIAQDVLKEEGVTQDVAIEFGKVDFPTKLYGQFLYPAGEYEAVLITLGKGEGANWWCVLYPPLCFLDFSTGNAVSSQGFETKVEASGKEVTTADDRVMEEPEVKQDAAPKADVQEEDTLAEDPEEGATPKADTDPAVEETAVKAEEGKQPLTEEVQTVEAQMTPDSEEAQKQPVFAEEEEEEVEVRFFIVDMVKGLFQ
- the prfA gene encoding peptide chain release factor 1; translated protein: MYDRLQAVEDRYDKLNELLSDPEIVNDPKKLREYSKEQSDIQATVEAYREYKELNQQYKDAKAMLDDKLDADMREMVKEEVSELEEQITALEERLKILLIPKDPNDDKNVIMEVRGAAGGDEAALFAGDLYRMYSRFAESQGWKIEVMEANSTGVGGYKEIIFMINGNGAYSKMKYENGAHRVQRVPETESGGRIHTSTATVACLPEAEEVEVDIHDKDIRVDTFASSGPGGQSVNTTMSAVRLTHLPTGVVVSCQDEKSQIKNKEKAMKVLRARVYDKFQREAQAEYDATRKSAVGTGDRSERIRTYNFPQNRVTDHRIGLTIQKLDQILEGKMDDVIDALIIEDQSKLLERMEEV
- the iolB gene encoding 5-deoxy-glucuronate isomerase, coding for MMTRFIKASDQKGYQDIFGEDYEHLEFLSFGKLQLDEGEEFSGQTGDYEHALVILTGKASIGADGEEWTGLGGRSSVFDGQATTVYVPIQSSFSVKAETDVKIAVCKVKAENKFAPFVVGPDQVTVHKRGEKQWNRTVYDILADNADGKVDRIVLGETINDEGQWSGYPPHKHDGEFAPEEPNLEEIYHYQVDPEQGFGVQHHYTKDGSIDTAYPIRHGDSFAIDVGYHPVGSAGGYRVYYLWFMAGETGRKLNPYEDPDHKWLHDK
- the prmC gene encoding peptide chain release factor N(5)-glutamine methyltransferase, whose translation is MPSVFEALRWASSFLKEQGRDENAGELYLRHLLNWSRARLFAEQKTVLEDSLWEEFRSGIDAHVSGIPIQHLIGSEEFYGRTFTVNRHVLIPRPETEELVYYSLERMKRLFNGSHTIQAADIGTGSGAIAISLALEYVGDVNVRAVDVSADALGVAKGNAERLEADVTFYHGDLLQPLVEEGVSLDVLLSNPPYIPLSDRETLSEVVVDHEPSLALFGGEDGYDLYRRFMEGLPRIMNERFLIGFEVGAGQGETVAEMLTQAFPRSSVEVVMDINGKDRMVFCEQA
- the rho gene encoding transcription termination factor Rho; its protein translation is MEELTISSLENMKLKELYELAKQYKVSYYSKLTKKELIFAILKVRAEQEGFFFMEGVLEIIQSEGFGFLRPINYSPSSEDIYISASQIRRFDLRNGDKVSGKVRPPKENERYFGLLQVEMVNGEEPNAAKERVHFPGLTPLYPDRQIKLETTPNKISTRIMDLMAPVGFGQRGLVVAPPKAGKTMLIKEIANSITTNHPEAELIILLIDERPEEVTDIERSVEAEVVSSTFDEVPENHIKVAELVLERAMRLVEHKRDVIILMDSITRLARAYNLVIPPSGRTLSGGIDPAAFHRPKRFFGAARNIEEGGSLTVLATALVDTGSRMDDVIYEEFKGTGNMELHLDRSLAERRIFPAIDIRRSGTRKEELLIQPDHLDKLWAIRKAMSDQPDFAEKLMRKIKQTKTNEEFFNVLADEAKKR
- a CDS encoding UDP-N-acetylglucosamine 1-carboxyvinyltransferase, yielding MEKLKIAGGYPLEGTIKVSGAKNSAVALIPATILADSPVTIEGLPDISDVRTLKDLLEEIGGTVSLGEDGEMNVDPSSMVSMPLPSGKVKKLRASYYLMGAMLGRFKKAVIGLPGGCHLGPRPIDQHIKGFEALGAEVTNEQGAIYLRADELRGARIYLDVVSVGATINIMLAAVRAKGRTVIENAAKEPEIIDVATLLSNMGAKIKGAGTDVIRIDGVDELHGCRHTIIPDRIEAGTFMILAAAVGKGVLVDNVIPLHMESVIAKLREMGVPVETNDDQIFIGRADKLKAVDVKTLVYPGFPTDLQQPFTTLLNRAEGSAVVTDTIYSARFKHIDELRRMNATIKVEGRSAIVNGPVQLQGAKVKASDLRAGAALVIAGLMAEGVTEVTGLEHIDRGYSDLVEKLEGLGATIWREKMTEEELEQLKS